A single Candidatus Rokuibacteriota bacterium DNA region contains:
- a CDS encoding Lrp/AsnC family transcriptional regulator — protein sequence MDTIRLAPVDVGIIHCLHRDARRSAASIAGQLGIPESTVRHRLNRLVRRGIVEFAALTNPLQLGYQIWAIIEVQAELRKIRPVAQRLAAAPEVYFVGITTGGYDVLAAAVFRSNDELLDFITRRLSGIPGIVRTSTSSVLEVVKRTMTFPLPDTMSRERRVRKARARTAKGRGGRAIRS from the coding sequence ATGGACACGATCAGGCTCGCCCCCGTTGACGTGGGCATCATCCATTGCCTGCACCGCGATGCGCGGCGCTCGGCGGCCAGCATCGCCGGCCAACTCGGTATCCCGGAGTCCACGGTCCGCCACCGCCTCAACCGCCTGGTCCGGCGCGGGATCGTCGAATTCGCCGCCCTGACGAACCCCCTCCAGCTGGGGTATCAGATTTGGGCGATCATCGAGGTCCAGGCGGAGCTGAGAAAAATTCGCCCCGTGGCGCAGCGGCTGGCGGCGGCACCGGAGGTTTACTTCGTCGGGATCACGACGGGAGGCTACGACGTGCTGGCGGCGGCGGTGTTTCGATCCAACGACGAGCTGCTCGACTTCATCACGCGGCGTCTCTCGGGCATTCCGGGCATCGTGCGGACTTCGACCTCGAGTGTCCTCGAGGTCGTGAAGCGCACGATGACGTTCCCCCTGCCCGACACGATGAGCCGCGAGCGGCGCGTCCGAAAGGCCAGGGCTCGCACGGCGAAGGGCCGAGGGGGCCGAGCCATCCGGAGCTAG